From one Humulus lupulus chromosome 8, drHumLupu1.1, whole genome shotgun sequence genomic stretch:
- the LOC133796661 gene encoding BON1-associated protein 2-like — MAKIYPASRTVELTVLSGENLRIDKRSIKKNSFVIVRSTDGGNDCRTTEIDTQGGSYPKWNEKLVVDLPVQSPAVSVEVYCKTAFGNRLVGVARVPVSDFSGGYVPENYLHFLSYRLRDLKGERNGIINISVRTKVPPTPEYSCSSPAPLVGTHTVGVPVGKSSFSGGVVTGVPVWCASNDERKFHY; from the coding sequence aTGGCGAAAATATACCCTGCCTCGCGAACAGTAGAACTCACAGTATTATCGGGCGAAAATCTTCGAATTGACAAGAGATCGATCAAGAAAAATTCCTTTGTCATCGTTCGATCAACAGACGGAGGAAACGACTGCAGAACGACGGAGATCGATACCCAAGGTGGAAGCTACCCCAAGTGGAACGAAAAACTCGTAGTCGACTTACCGGTTCAATCGCCGGCGGTTAGCGTTGAAGTTTACTGCAAAACTGCTTTCGGGAATAGACTCGTCGGTGTTGCGAGGGTGCCGGTTTCAGATTTTTCTGGCGGGTACGTGCCGGAGAATTACTTGCATTTCTTGAGCTACAGACTGAGGGATCTGAAAGGCGAAAGGAACGGGATTATCAATATTTCTGTGAGAACGAAGGTTCCACCCACCCCTGAATATTCCTGTTCGTCGCCGGCCCCTCTGGTTGGAACACATACGGTTGGAGTTCCGGTGGGGAAGAGTAGCTTTAGTGGCGGCGTTGTGACTGGGGTTCCTGTATGGTGTGCGTCTAACGATGAAAGAAAATTTCATTActaa
- the LOC133795236 gene encoding uncharacterized protein LOC133795236, with amino-acid sequence MKVPKTITYNSFVDQLYTLIGADKSRIDLDLNVIYHFGSKGIPPSLISNDEDVAFFLDEIETSIIHRTPLCVSTIEKRSNDPLVTKTRELYTISPVETKVNDDFCIDGNEESCDDDNNDADGNEESCDGDNNDADDDNENIDRSTYNDVLVKHNLQQSTSNEVLKSHDSSNNRGRKVRQVGEDNLWSTPLLLNQGEKGSTSASTAQLLTSSSSINSWEIKEGQIFENKQELKMKLHLYALKKNFEFKVKKSAKNIWCTVCVDDKCKWRLRATKLVNSNMFEVRKFFGEHTCSLDVRHKDHRQASPWLIGHVIRRKFEGDDVNYKPMSIVKDMSLSYGVHMSYAKAWRCREHALAYIRGTPESSFQKLPSFLYMMEQKNPGTVTHLQMDNEGRFKYCFMALGVSIMGFKTYIRPVICVDGTFLTTRCGGTLLCAMGQDANKQIYPIAFSVVDSENNDSWLYFLLRLKEAIGEVENLVFVSDRHTSIASALTKIFPEAHHGACIHHVSMNIRAKFKTDHCHEEFFLAAKAYRKREFLRHFEKIKFKDLAIAQYLENQVGFEKWARSFFSGHRYNLMTTGIAESWNNVIVEARGWPITCLMEFMRHTLQKWFFERRTAASAATSPLATEVEADLRKLADKSTTSFSFPSSQYEITVLDGDLDGDVDLRRKTCSCRRFDLTGLPCEHALAGARDRGISPYSLCSRFYTVEAWLSSYGGFVYTLGNEESWVIPNDIGSMMIAPPLVKQKAGRPKKKRRLSKGEKNSKQHRCSRCGVLGHNRVTCTIVCPPLSRHA; translated from the exons ATGAAGGTGCCAAAGACTATCACTTACAATAGTTTTGTTGATCAATTGTATACTTTAATCGGAGCTGACAAGTCTCGTATTGATCTTGACTTAAATGTAATCTATCATTTTGGAAGTAAAGGTATCCCTCCATCTTTAATTAGTAATGATGAAGATGTTGCTTTTTTTCTTGATGAGATAGAAACATCTATCATTCATCGGACACCCCTATGTGTGTCTACTATAGAGAAGAGAAGTAATGATCCTTTGGTTACTAAAACACGTGAGTTGTATACTATTTCTCCAGTTGAAACCAAAGTGAATGATGATTTTTGCATTGATGGCAATGAAGAAAGttgtgatgatgataataatgatgcagATGGCAATGAAGAGAGTTGTGATGGTGATAATAATGATGCAGATG atgataatgaaaatattGATAGGTCTACCTACAATGATGTACTTGTGAAGCATAATTTACAACAGTCAACCTCCAATGAAGTATTGAAGAGCCATGATTCCTCAAATAATAGAGGTCGTAAAGTAAGACAGGTTGGCGAAGATAATCTATGGAGTACTCCACTTTTGTTGAATCAAGGGGAAAAAGGCTCTACTTCAGCCTCAACAGCTCAATTACTGACATCTTCTTCGAGTATCAATTCGTGGGAAATAAAAGAGGGTCAAATATTTGAGAACAAGCAAGAGTTGAAGATGAAACTCCATCTTTATGCATTAAAGAAAAACTTTGAGTTTAAAGTAAAGAAGTCTGCGAAAAATATATGGTGTACAGTATGTGTTGATGATAAATGCAAATGGAGGTTGAGGGCTACAAAATTGGTTAATTCCAATATGTTCGAGGTTCGTAAATTTTTCGGTGAACACACATGCTCATTGGATGTTCGACATAAAGATCACCGTCAGGCATCCCCATGGCTTATTGGACATGTCATAAGGAGAAAATTTGAGGGTGATGATGTTAATTACAAGCCAATGTCAATTGTAAAAGATATGAGTTTATCATATGGAGTTCATATGAGCTATGCTAAAGCTTGGAGGTGTCGAGAGCATGCATTGGCTTACATAAGAGGTACACCAGAATCATCATTTCAGAAACTTCCCTCATTTCTATACATGATGGAGCAAAAAAATCCTGGAACTGTTACTCATTTGCAGATGGACAATGAAGGTAGGTTCAAATATTGCTTCATGGCCTTAGGTGTTTCTATAATGGGGTTTAAAACATATATTCGTCCAGTTATATGTGTAGATGGAACCTTCTTGACTACTCGGTGTGGAGGTACTTTGTTATGTGCCATGGGACAAGATGCTAACAAGCAAATATATCCAATTGCATTTTCAGTAGTTGACTCAGAGAATAATGACTCATGGTTGTATTTTCTACTGAGGTTGAAGGAAGCGATTGGTGAAGTGGAGAATCTAGTATTCGTGTCTGATAGACATACTAGTATAGCAAGTGCCTTGACTAAAATTTTTCCTGAGGCACACCACGGTGCTTGTATACATCATGTTAGCATGAATATCCGTGCGAAGTTCAAAACTGACCATTGCCATGAAGAATTCTTCCTTGCAGCGAAAGCTTATAGAAAGCGAGAGTTTTTACGCCATTTTGAGAAGATTAAATTCAAAGATCTTGCAATTGCTCAATACTTAGAGAATCAAGTGGGTTTTGAAAAGTGGGCTCGTTCTTTCTTTTCTGGTCATCGATATAATTTAATGACTACAGGTATTGCCGAAAGCTGGAACAATGTCATTGTTGAGGCAcgtgggtggccaattacttgtcTCATGGAATTTATGAGGCACACTTTACAAAAATGGTTTTTCGAGCGTCGAACTGCAGCATCAGCGGCTACAAGTCCTCTTGCCACAGAAGTGGAAGCTGATTTGCGAAAGTTAGCAGACAAGTCCACTACCTCGTTCTCTTTTCCATCTAGTCAGTATGAAATAACAGTATTGGATGGTGATCTTGATGGAGATGTTGACCTGAGGAGGAAAACATGTAGTTGTAGAAGATTTGATTTGACAGGTCTTCCTTGTGAACACGCTCTAGCTGGTGCTCGAGATCGTGGCATTAGTCCATATAGTTTATGCTCCAGATTCTACACAGTTGAAGCGTGGTTGTCATCCTATGGTGGATTTGTATATACGCTGGGTAATGAAGAATCTTGGGTGATACCAAATGACATAGGAAGTATGATGATAGCTCCTCCTTTAGTGAAGCAGAAGGCtggtcgtccaaagaagaaacGACGTTTATCAAAGGGTGAGAAGAATAGCAAACAACATAGATGTAGTAGATGTGGTGTTCTGGGCCACAATCGAGTGACGTGCACCATTGTTTGTCCCCCGCTGTCTAGACATGCTTAG
- the LOC133796662 gene encoding BON1-associated protein 2-like — MAKVISSSRAVEITVLSGENLQIDRRSIKKNAFVVVRSNGGSDFRSTEIDTNGGSNPNWNEKLVLEFPVQAAALTVEVYCKTMTGVRIVGTATVPISDFSGGYLPDNHLHFLSYRLRDRKSERNGTINLSVKTKFPAAPDYRSCANSSSSSKATVVGVPVGKHHSSDVVTGVPIWST, encoded by the coding sequence ATGGCCAAGGTTATCTCCTCATCGCGAGCTGTCGAAATCACTGTCTTATCAGGTGAAAACCTTCAGATCGACCGGAGATCAATCAAGAAAAACGCCTTCGTCGTCGTCCGATCCAACGGCGGAAGCGATTTCCGGTCGACGGAGATCGACACCAATGGCGGGAGTAACCCAAACTGGAACGAGAAACTCGTCCTAGAATTCCCGGTCCAAGCAGCGGCATTGACCGTCGAGGTATACTGCAAAACTATGACCGGGGTCAGAATCGTCGGAACGGCTACCGTTCCGATATCAGACTTTTCCGGTGGATATCTACCTGATAATCACTTGCACTTTCTGAGTTACAGACTGAGGGATCGGAAAAGCGAAAGAAACGGGACTATCAATTTGTCTGTGAAAACGAAATTTCCGGCGGCACCGGACTATCGATCGTGCGCGAATTCATCTTCTTCGTCGAAGGCTACGGTGGTTGGAGTTCCGGTGGGGAAACATCACTCGAGTGACGTCGTGACTGGTGTTCCCATTTGGTCCACTTGA